The genomic segment TACGATGTCCGCCAGATCACCCTCGACTCCCTCCGCTCCCAGATCGGGATCGTGCTGCAGGAGACGACCCTGTTTAGCGGGACGATCCGCGAAAACATCGCCTTCGGGCGACCGGACTCCAGCTTGGACCAGGTGATCGACGCCGCCAAGGCTGCGGCCGCCCATGGGTTCATCAGCCAGCTCCCCGACGGGTATCAAACTCATGTTGGAGAGCGTGGCGCAACGCTCTCCGGCGGGGAAAGGCAAAGGGTCGCCATCGCCCGGGCACTGCTCCTCAACCCTCGGATCCTGATATTGGACGATGCCACCTCGAGTGTCGACCTGCAGACCGAACTCGAGATCCAGCGGGCCCTCGATCGGCTGATGCACAGCCGAACCAGCTTCGTGATTGCTCAGCGGATGAGCACCGTCGTCCAGGCCGATCACATCCTTGTCCTCGACCAGGGCCAGGTCGTCGCCCAGGGGCGGCACGCCGAGTTGATGGAGACCAGCGAGCTCTACGCCGATATCTACAGCTCGCAGTTGGCCGAAGATGCTGCGCCTGAGTTCGAGACTGCTGTGAGCGCCGCCGGGGGAGAGGGAATCTGAGATGATGCGAGACGGGCACGGGAGCTTCGCGGGCGAGGTCTCGAAGCCAAAGGACGTCGGCGGAACGCTGCGCCGCTTTTCCACCTACTTCCGACCCTACTGGCCGCAATACCTGGTGGTGCTGCTGCTGATGGTCATCGGCACGTGGACCCAGGTGACCGTGCCTCGTCTCATGGGCCAGGCGGTCGATTGCTATTTCACGCCGGCCGCCGTCTCCTCGGCCTTCTCCCAGGTTCCAGAGCCGCTTCGTCAGGCGATGGCCTCGACCGCCGGCCCGCTGTCGGCGCCAGCCAGCAGCAACTGTTGGTATGACCCGCCGCAGGCGGGTTGGACAAGCGCCGACTACCTCGCCGGGCTGGGTCGGCTGACGCTGCAGCTGATCGCGATCTTTGTGCTCGGCTCCCTGGCAATGGGCGCCATGTTCTACCTGATGAGCTGGTCA from the Anaerolineales bacterium genome contains:
- a CDS encoding ABC transporter transmembrane domain-containing protein — protein: MMRDGHGSFAGEVSKPKDVGGTLRRFSTYFRPYWPQYLVVLLLMVIGTWTQVTVPRLMGQAVDCYFTPAAVSSAFSQVPEPLRQAMASTAGPLSAPASSNCWYDPPQAGWTSADYLAGLGRLTLQLIAIFVLGSLAMGAMFYLMSWSGQRVLKTLRVDVFKQIMRLSIGYHVQHEAGDTMSRVTNDADSIQQAISFALVQVVSGAFLITWIGYSMFKQSAPYALVALAILPFMVLATVWISSQARR